One Campylobacter sp. RM16192 genomic region harbors:
- the mtaB gene encoding tRNA (N(6)-L-threonylcarbamoyladenosine(37)-C(2))-methylthiotransferase MtaB, producing MQAREKIYFKTFGCRTNIYDTELMKSYIKDYEITNDENEADIVVINSCTVTNSADSGTRSYINSVKKRGAKVILTGCGAVSKGRELFDKSSVFGVIGASKKEDINSLLKFENPFFELGNLESIDKNIVTNYENHTKAFIKIQEGCDFICSYCIIPSVRGKARSMDEESILKEAKILASNGYNELVLTGTNIGSYGKDTNSSLGRLLHRLGSINGIKRIRLGSIEPSQIDESFREILKESWLERHLHIALQHTSEAMLRIMRRRNRTLKDIELFLELAELGFALGTDFIVGHPGESEQIWAEALENFKKFPLTHLHCFAYSPRNNTHSATMKIDVSGNVAKERMRTLKEIVAQNNLKFRNDNKVPLNILVEQLNGEFYEGFDQFYNKVKIKTDRDIVKEWTIVDKYDVNNEANYAKI from the coding sequence ATGCAGGCAAGAGAGAAGATATACTTTAAAACCTTTGGATGTCGCACAAATATATACGATACTGAACTTATGAAGAGTTATATAAAGGACTATGAGATCACAAATGATGAAAATGAAGCCGATATCGTAGTAATAAACTCTTGCACCGTCACAAATAGCGCAGATAGCGGCACTAGAAGCTATATAAATAGCGTTAAAAAACGCGGCGCAAAGGTAATACTCACAGGATGCGGCGCGGTTAGTAAGGGCAGGGAGCTTTTTGATAAAAGCTCTGTTTTTGGCGTTATAGGCGCAAGTAAAAAAGAAGATATAAATTCGCTTTTAAAGTTTGAAAATCCATTCTTCGAGCTTGGAAATTTAGAAAGTATCGATAAAAATATCGTCACAAACTACGAAAATCACACAAAGGCCTTTATAAAGATTCAGGAAGGGTGCGATTTTATTTGTAGCTACTGCATCATCCCTTCGGTGCGCGGCAAAGCAAGAAGTATGGATGAGGAAAGCATCTTGAAGGAAGCTAAAATTTTAGCCTCAAACGGCTACAATGAGCTTGTCTTAACAGGAACTAATATCGGTAGCTACGGCAAGGACACAAATTCATCGCTAGGAAGGCTGCTTCATAGGCTTGGCAGTATAAACGGTATAAAGCGAATTCGCCTTGGCAGTATCGAACCAAGCCAGATAGATGAGAGCTTTAGAGAAATTTTAAAAGAGAGTTGGCTGGAAAGACACCTTCATATCGCGCTTCAGCATACAAGCGAAGCAATGCTTAGGATAATGAGACGCAGAAATAGGACACTTAAAGATATCGAGCTGTTTTTGGAGCTAGCAGAGCTTGGCTTTGCACTTGGGACTGATTTTATCGTGGGACATCCCGGAGAGAGCGAGCAAATTTGGGCTGAGGCACTGGAAAATTTTAAGAAATTTCCACTTACTCACTTGCACTGCTTTGCTTACTCGCCAAGAAATAACACTCACTCGGCAACTATGAAGATCGATGTAAGCGGTAATGTGGCAAAAGAGAGGATGAGAACTCTTAAAGAGATAGTAGCGCAAAATAACCTTAAATTTAGAAACGACAACAAAGTGCCTTTAAATATCTTAGTCGAGCAGTTAAACGGCGAATTTTACGAAGGGTTTGATCAGTTTTATAATAAAGTCAAGATAAAAACAGATAGAGATATTGTCAAAGAGTGGACAATAGTGGATAAATACGATGTCAATAACGAGGCAAATTATGCAAAAATTTAA
- a CDS encoding mechanosensitive ion channel family protein produces the protein MKKIFVFLLFFVFSFSNSEVAISESNATTAIKDTALLDLRNKLIPINEKLAGNIWITRYSNYKTFQNLTDELKTIEAMLKKQSKSSSKSTIELQKKQNTIKEQLELLKEFEKAPFSSMITAPEIDSMQKITNPIAVISGFSYIKQLRSTKDEYKIRLEGLDRIIDELNKKEEILSEIVRLSEDETYKNELIDIRQEIIEFKAAEDIAQTTYSVYEKRVIEAISRVTEDIKAQMKKAMNIGIFILVVVALSFLFKFIIKKTITDNERLYTANKFINLVNITLIILILLFAYIENVTYIVTVLGFASAGIAIAMKDMFMSMLGWMVIVFGGSFHVGDRIKVRRDGENFVGDIIDISLLRMTIYEDVTFNTYQFNRRAGRIIFIPNNYIFTDLIANFSHQGMKTVWDGIDITLSFESNHKKAVYIIKNIVRKYSKGYTDIAKKQMSKLRNQYSIKNPNVEPRIFSFIEPHGVKISAWYMTNSFAPMALRSTISSEIIESLLKEDDIVIAYPTQTLYMDKRRKASDPKPIENNEEIM, from the coding sequence ATGAAAAAAATATTCGTTTTTTTACTATTTTTTGTATTTTCGTTTAGTAATAGTGAAGTAGCAATATCTGAATCAAACGCTACTACCGCTATCAAAGATACTGCCTTGCTCGATCTTAGGAATAAACTTATACCTATTAACGAAAAGCTTGCAGGCAATATTTGGATCACAAGGTATTCAAACTATAAAACATTTCAAAATTTAACAGATGAGCTTAAAACTATAGAGGCTATGCTTAAAAAGCAGAGCAAATCTAGCAGTAAAAGCACAATTGAGCTACAAAAAAAGCAAAACACTATCAAAGAACAGCTTGAGCTTTTAAAAGAATTTGAAAAAGCACCTTTTTCTAGCATGATAACGGCTCCTGAAATAGATAGTATGCAAAAGATCACGAACCCGATAGCTGTAATTTCTGGCTTTTCTTATATTAAGCAGCTTAGAAGCACTAAAGATGAATATAAGATACGTCTTGAGGGGCTTGATAGGATCATAGACGAGCTTAATAAGAAAGAGGAAATTTTATCTGAAATTGTAAGGCTTAGCGAAGATGAGACCTATAAAAATGAGCTGATTGATATTAGACAAGAAATTATCGAGTTTAAAGCGGCTGAAGATATTGCTCAGACTACATATAGCGTCTATGAAAAAAGGGTTATAGAGGCCATAAGTAGAGTGACCGAGGATATCAAGGCTCAAATGAAAAAGGCTATGAATATAGGGATTTTTATCCTTGTCGTTGTGGCTTTGTCGTTTTTATTTAAATTTATTATCAAAAAGACAATTACAGACAATGAGAGACTATATACTGCAAATAAATTTATAAATTTAGTAAATATAACTCTTATAATTCTGATTTTACTTTTTGCCTATATCGAAAATGTTACATATATAGTCACCGTGCTTGGTTTTGCTTCAGCTGGTATTGCTATCGCGATGAAAGATATGTTTATGAGTATGCTTGGCTGGATGGTTATAGTATTTGGCGGTAGTTTTCATGTTGGAGATAGAATCAAAGTCAGAAGAGACGGGGAAAATTTTGTAGGAGATATCATAGACATATCTCTTCTTAGAATGACTATATATGAGGATGTAACTTTTAATACCTATCAATTTAATCGCAGAGCTGGACGCATTATCTTTATACCAAATAACTATATTTTTACCGATCTTATAGCAAATTTCTCGCATCAGGGAATGAAAACCGTTTGGGATGGTATAGATATCACTCTTAGCTTTGAATCAAACCATAAAAAAGCTGTCTATATAATCAAAAATATAGTCAGAAAGTACTCTAAAGGCTATACAGACATAGCCAAAAAGCAGATGAGTAAGCTAAGAAATCAATATAGTATCAAAAATCCAAACGTAGAGCCTAGAATTTTTTCATTTATAGAGCCTCATGGGGTTAAAATTTCGGCTTGGTATATGACAAATTCTTTTGCCCCTATGGCGTTAAGAAGCACTATTAGCTCAGAAATTATAGAGAGCTTGCTAAAAGAGGATGATATAGTGATCGCATATCCTACTCAGACTCTTTATATGGATAAAAGAAGGAAGGCGAGCGATCCAAAACCTATAGAAAACAATGAAGAAATAATGTAA
- the aroB gene encoding 3-dehydroquinate synthase, with the protein MQIDINLKDISRNYKVYIDELKELKFDTKVAIVTNSKVGGLHLDSLLAILKCKEKFIITLPDGEEYKNLKSIEEILEQLFVSRLDRGSVIIALGGGVISDMAGFAASIYQRGIKFINIPTTLLAQVDASVGGKTGVNNKFGKNLIGSFYQPIAVYCETKFLKTLAKREFAAGVAEAIKMAVMFDKDMFDWLEKTDLSDNENLQNLIFKSVSLKAKAVEKDETEKGIRAVLNYGHTFAHVIENETGYKRFLHGEAVAIGMNMANSLAVKLGLLTDLDRDRIKNLLVKFNLPVEYKIADLDVFYDAFFLDKKSENSKIKFILPNGIGGYEIRQDIPKDIVMQVLSEFK; encoded by the coding sequence TTGCAAATCGATATAAATTTAAAAGATATATCAAGAAACTATAAGGTCTATATAGATGAGCTTAAAGAGCTCAAATTTGATACGAAAGTAGCTATCGTTACTAATTCTAAAGTGGGTGGGTTACATCTTGATAGTCTGCTTGCTATTTTGAAGTGTAAAGAGAAATTTATCATTACCCTGCCTGACGGTGAAGAGTATAAAAATTTAAAGAGTATAGAAGAGATATTGGAACAGCTTTTTGTAAGCAGGCTTGATAGAGGCAGTGTGATAATAGCTCTTGGCGGTGGAGTCATAAGCGATATGGCTGGATTTGCAGCGAGTATCTATCAAAGAGGCATTAAATTTATAAATATTCCTACCACGCTTCTAGCTCAGGTCGATGCGAGTGTGGGCGGGAAAACCGGTGTAAATAATAAATTTGGCAAAAATTTAATAGGCTCTTTTTATCAGCCAATTGCCGTATATTGCGAGACAAAATTTCTAAAAACTCTTGCTAAAAGAGAATTCGCAGCAGGTGTTGCAGAGGCTATAAAAATGGCTGTTATGTTTGATAAAGATATGTTTGATTGGCTTGAAAAAACTGATTTGAGCGATAATGAAAATTTACAAAATTTGATCTTTAAAAGCGTATCTTTAAAAGCAAAAGCCGTTGAAAAAGATGAGACCGAAAAAGGCATTAGAGCTGTGCTAAATTATGGCCATACCTTTGCTCACGTTATAGAAAATGAAACCGGATATAAGAGATTTTTACACGGAGAGGCTGTGGCTATAGGTATGAATATGGCTAATTCATTGGCGGTTAAATTAGGTCTTTTAACAGATTTAGATAGAGATAGGATTAAAAATTTGCTAGTTAAATTTAATCTACCTGTAGAATATAAAATTGCAGATTTAGATGTCTTTTATGATGCGTTTTTCTTAGATAAAAAGAGCGAAAATTCAAAGATTAAATTTATTTTACCAAATGGTATAGGTGGATATGAGATAAGGCAAGATATCCCAAAAGATATTGTAATGCAAGTTTTAAGCGAGTTTAAATGA
- a CDS encoding COG3400 family protein, which translates to MKNILVIADGIVAKHFLERLFVAKNSSHHYTVITYKDDIIPRNLSLENFSFYRFDPTSFERLKGVVNDYFSQFMVVVNDSFDAVNVYKNLRQISKKTDILLMDIWGLEDKCIDEDKHLTILDERDVITVKLIDSLPDMPLVADNVGLGRGEIMEVKVPVGSSYMYRHVASIPQKKWRIVMIYRGSNFMIATPSSMILPNDTLLIVGEPSVLLSVFRSIKKETGQFPSPFGSNLYALIDMKNMSEDECRKLVARSIKFNKRLNNKRLYIKVINSMINEVYETLRSMSNESIVVEFNYFTSSCEIIKEDVTKHDIGMLITTNSFFEANKRLFFDIKRPIMTIGKNKIEDISKGVVLSGGEDIEGQSAAILDCCSQLDIPISLYHFTIGKAKDSSLAEHFDNLSRIFGRKVEIIEDSEKNPILKLKNEENLLQFMLFTKKMSRKDPLASISNDMNRLYMRLNSNYQIFIPTT; encoded by the coding sequence ATGAAAAATATTTTGGTAATTGCAGATGGAATTGTAGCGAAACATTTCTTAGAAAGATTGTTTGTGGCTAAAAATAGCTCACATCATTATACTGTTATAACTTATAAAGACGATATTATACCTAGAAATTTAAGCTTGGAAAATTTCTCTTTTTATCGGTTTGATCCTACTAGCTTTGAAAGATTAAAAGGTGTAGTGAATGATTATTTTAGCCAGTTTATGGTAGTTGTAAATGATAGCTTTGATGCTGTAAATGTATATAAAAATTTAAGGCAAATTAGCAAGAAAACCGATATTTTGCTTATGGATATTTGGGGGCTCGAGGATAAGTGCATAGATGAAGACAAACATTTGACGATTCTTGACGAGAGAGATGTTATTACGGTTAAGCTTATTGATTCACTTCCTGATATGCCTTTGGTAGCCGATAATGTAGGACTTGGAAGAGGTGAGATAATGGAGGTTAAGGTGCCTGTAGGAAGCTCATATATGTATCGTCACGTAGCATCCATACCTCAAAAAAAGTGGCGTATAGTTATGATTTATCGTGGATCAAATTTTATGATCGCCACCCCATCATCAATGATATTGCCAAACGATACCTTGCTCATAGTCGGCGAGCCAAGCGTTCTTTTAAGCGTTTTTAGAAGTATCAAAAAAGAGACGGGGCAGTTTCCAAGCCCATTTGGATCAAATTTATACGCTCTAATAGATATGAAAAACATGAGCGAAGATGAATGCAGAAAACTTGTCGCAAGAAGTATTAAATTTAATAAACGACTCAACAATAAGCGACTTTATATCAAGGTCATAAACTCTATGATAAATGAGGTTTATGAAACTCTAAGAAGTATGAGCAATGAGTCTATAGTTGTTGAATTTAACTATTTTACCAGTAGTTGCGAGATCATAAAAGAAGATGTAACAAAGCACGATATAGGTATGCTAATAACTACAAATAGTTTTTTTGAAGCCAATAAAAGGCTGTTTTTTGACATAAAAAGGCCTATTATGACCATAGGCAAAAACAAGATAGAGGATATTTCAAAAGGCGTTGTTTTAAGTGGCGGAGAGGATATAGAGGGTCAGTCTGCGGCTATTCTTGATTGCTGCTCTCAGCTTGATATCCCTATTTCTTTATATCATTTTACTATTGGCAAGGCTAAAGACTCAAGTCTCGCAGAGCACTTTGACAACCTCTCTAGAATTTTCGGCAGAAAAGTAGAGATCATAGAGGACAGTGAAAAAAATCCGATATTAAAGCTAAAGAATGAGGAAAATTTGTTGCAGTTCATGTTATTTACTAAGAAAATGAGTAGAAAAGATCCTTTGGCGTCTATTTCAAATGACATGAATAGGCTTTATATGAGACTTAACAGTAATTATCAGATTTTTATACCAACAACTTAG
- the tgt gene encoding tRNA guanosine(34) transglycosylase Tgt: MTFSIDKTDGNARAGTLTTTHSTIQTPVFMPVGTVGAVKSLDAIDMMEILNAKIILGNTYHLYLRPTSKVVKEFGGLHGFSKFNRSFLTDSGGFQAFSLSKISKPDEHGIHFKSHIDGSSHYFTPKSVLDTQYDLNSDIMMILDDLIALPAEPKRAQLSIRRTINWAKEAIDYHRANQQKGIGLTQNIFGIIQGGTDYEARKFCAEALCDMDFDGLAIGGLSVGESNEEMYDTVEGVIPYIDANRPRYLMGVGTPEDLVENVERGVDMFDCVMPTRNARNGTLFTSFGKINIKSAKFIKDNAPIDHECSCYTCRNYSRGYLNHLYKARELTFFRLASLHNLHYYLNLMKQMREAIMQGKFSEFKRNFYAKRS, encoded by the coding sequence ATGACTTTTAGTATAGATAAAACGGACGGCAACGCACGTGCAGGCACTTTGACAACCACTCATTCTACCATCCAAACTCCTGTTTTTATGCCTGTTGGAACGGTCGGTGCCGTTAAGAGCCTAGACGCTATAGATATGATGGAAATTTTAAACGCCAAGATCATTTTAGGAAACACATATCACCTCTATCTGCGCCCGACAAGCAAGGTTGTAAAAGAGTTTGGCGGACTTCATGGATTTAGCAAATTTAACCGCTCTTTTTTAACCGATAGCGGCGGCTTTCAGGCGTTTTCTCTTAGTAAAATTTCAAAGCCCGACGAGCATGGGATCCACTTTAAAAGCCATATCGACGGCAGCTCTCACTACTTCACGCCAAAGAGCGTGCTTGATACGCAGTATGATCTAAATTCAGATATCATGATGATACTTGATGATCTTATCGCCCTGCCTGCCGAGCCTAAGCGGGCCCAGCTTAGCATAAGACGCACGATAAATTGGGCTAAGGAAGCTATTGATTACCACAGAGCAAACCAGCAAAAAGGCATAGGCTTAACGCAAAATATATTTGGCATCATTCAAGGTGGAACCGACTACGAAGCGCGTAAATTTTGCGCCGAAGCGCTGTGTGACATGGACTTTGACGGACTTGCCATAGGTGGCTTAAGCGTAGGAGAGAGCAACGAGGAGATGTATGATACGGTTGAAGGCGTGATACCATATATCGACGCAAACCGCCCGCGCTATCTCATGGGAGTTGGAACGCCTGAGGATCTGGTAGAAAACGTGGAGCGCGGAGTTGATATGTTTGACTGCGTGATGCCTACTAGAAATGCGCGAAACGGCACTTTGTTTACAAGCTTTGGCAAGATAAATATAAAATCGGCCAAATTTATAAAAGACAACGCGCCCATAGACCACGAGTGCTCGTGCTACACATGCCGCAACTACTCGCGTGGCTACTTAAATCACCTATATAAAGCGCGCGAACTTACATTTTTCCGCCTAGCTAGCCTTCACAACCTGCACTACTATCTAAATTTGATGAAACAGATGAGAGAGGCGATCATGCAGGGCAAATTTAGCGAATTTAAGAGGAATTTTTACGCCAAGAGGAGTTAA
- a CDS encoding TolC family protein, with translation MKRILIFVFVILFSGCAVKSINEDYNKLILDENLSLNFEFEQEWWKGYERAELNELVRLALKNNTNLLKVAISINKALAQAGVVSANLIPNFNANFTADVSKNLEGDKPSKSYKSGVSLNYEIDLWQKLANSRDAALWEANATKFDAEAARLALINSVVDSYFEIIYLNESLELYDAALKNYRELEAITRAKFELGKGEELSLKQIQSSLLNAQNKVLNAQKNLNLAKQTLRILLAESPEFEFKFAKISLENIKFLGVNLDAALYAISNRPDLKAAIARIEESLLNVKVSQKSFYPSVSIAAILSGSGDRTSEAFSLKFLGGNLNLNLPFLNYSRLKNSLKISEANFELAKINYFETLIKSLNELDTAYKNLKNDELLLKNYEKQAINFKEISEIYRLKFDAGKGELKDYLQARNSELDARSNLILQRYKLLQDEINIYKAMAGRVK, from the coding sequence ATGAAAAGAATTTTGATATTTGTATTTGTGATTTTGTTTAGCGGATGTGCGGTAAAAAGCATAAATGAGGATTATAACAAGCTTATCTTGGATGAAAATTTAAGCCTAAATTTTGAGTTTGAGCAAGAGTGGTGGAAAGGGTATGAAAGAGCTGAACTAAACGAGCTTGTAAGACTTGCCTTAAAAAACAATACAAATTTGCTAAAAGTTGCGATAAGTATAAATAAAGCCTTAGCTCAAGCAGGAGTTGTAAGCGCAAATTTAATCCCGAATTTTAATGCAAATTTCACGGCTGATGTAAGTAAAAATTTAGAAGGCGATAAGCCTAGCAAAAGCTATAAAAGCGGCGTTTCGCTAAATTATGAAATCGATCTTTGGCAAAAGCTTGCAAACTCACGTGACGCTGCTCTTTGGGAGGCAAATGCTACGAAATTTGACGCCGAGGCTGCAAGGCTTGCGCTGATAAATAGCGTTGTGGATAGCTATTTTGAGATCATCTATCTAAACGAAAGTCTTGAGCTTTATGATGCCGCTCTTAAAAACTACCGCGAACTTGAAGCGATAACTAGAGCTAAATTCGAGCTTGGTAAAGGCGAAGAGCTATCTTTAAAGCAGATTCAAAGCTCGCTTTTAAATGCTCAAAACAAGGTCTTAAACGCGCAAAAAAATCTAAATTTAGCCAAACAGACTTTAAGGATATTGCTTGCCGAAAGCCCTGAATTTGAGTTTAAATTTGCCAAAATTTCACTTGAAAATATAAAATTTTTAGGTGTAAATTTAGATGCGGCGCTTTACGCTATCTCAAATCGCCCTGACCTAAAAGCGGCTATAGCTCGCATAGAAGAGAGCTTGCTAAATGTAAAAGTTAGCCAAAAGAGTTTTTATCCAAGCGTTAGCATTGCAGCTATCCTTAGCGGAAGCGGCGATCGGACAAGTGAAGCATTTTCGCTTAAATTTTTAGGCGGAAATTTAAATCTTAATTTGCCGTTTTTGAACTATTCTCGCCTTAAAAATAGCCTAAAAATTTCAGAGGCGAATTTTGAACTAGCTAAGATAAACTACTTTGAAACTTTGATAAAGTCCTTAAACGAGCTTGATACGGCGTATAAAAATTTAAAAAACGATGAGCTGCTTTTGAAAAATTACGAAAAGCAAGCCATAAATTTTAAAGAGATAAGCGAAATTTATAGGCTTAAATTTGATGCGGGCAAGGGCGAGCTAAAGGACTACTTGCAAGCTAGAAATAGCGAACTGGACGCTCGCTCTAACCTCATCTTACAGCGATATAAACTGCTGCAAGATGAGATAAATATATATAAGGCTATGGCGGGCAGGGTTAAATAA
- a CDS encoding MacB family efflux pump subunit: MSSLIELKNLSKKFKLGENSFDALKNINLNIRKGEFIAIIGQSGSGKSTLMNILGCLDSPTSGEYLLNGDDVAKFDSDSLANLRRNKFGFIFQRYNLLVTLNALSNVSLPSVYAGLEKKDREERATKILSGLGLDDKLDSLPNKLSGGQQQRVSIARALMNGGEIILADEPTGALDSASGLMVMEILTNLHKEGHTIIIVTHDANIAAYANRIIEIKDGEILKDIAKKDEIFPSKTTKLKQKNAISFYKDQFIESFKMSLNSIFSHKLRSVLTMLGIIIGIASVICVVALGKGSQQQILSDIRGIGTNTIDIYPGKGFSDLRGIVKTLTISDTVMLSRQDYLDSVTPNTTASGMLTYRNKSASASMRGGGAQSLDVLGHKFEKGRSFNEDEVKNSASVLVIDQNTKYEFFQGIDPIGETILFNKRPFRIIGVLKYSSNIGDSSTLRIYTPYTTVINKITGDRFINSITVKVKDEVNAQVAERSLTEVLAAKRGKKDFFTRNSDTIKKTIESTTRTMTLLISCIAFISLLVGGIGVMNIMLVSVTERTREIGIRMAIGARQGDILQQFLIEAVLLCVIGGIAGIAASFGIGYVFNKFSPQVHMIFSNLSIVVALFTSTFIGIIFGYMPARNASKLNPIDALSRE; the protein is encoded by the coding sequence TTGAGTTCATTAATAGAGCTTAAAAATTTAAGCAAGAAATTTAAGCTTGGTGAAAATAGTTTCGATGCTCTTAAAAATATAAATTTAAATATAAGAAAGGGCGAATTTATCGCTATTATCGGGCAGTCCGGTTCAGGCAAATCAACGCTTATGAATATCCTTGGTTGCCTTGACAGTCCGACAAGCGGAGAGTATCTTTTAAACGGGGACGATGTGGCTAAATTTGACTCGGATTCACTTGCTAATCTAAGACGTAATAAATTTGGCTTTATATTTCAAAGATATAATCTATTAGTAACTTTAAATGCGCTATCAAACGTATCACTGCCTAGCGTTTATGCGGGGCTTGAAAAAAAGGATAGAGAGGAAAGAGCGACTAAAATTTTAAGCGGATTAGGATTAGATGACAAGCTTGATTCGCTTCCAAATAAGCTAAGCGGTGGACAGCAACAGCGCGTAAGTATCGCAAGAGCGCTTATGAACGGAGGCGAGATAATCTTAGCCGATGAGCCCACAGGCGCGCTTGATAGTGCAAGCGGGCTAATGGTGATGGAAATTTTAACGAATTTACATAAGGAGGGACACACCATAATCATCGTAACTCACGATGCAAACATCGCGGCCTACGCAAATCGTATCATAGAGATAAAAGACGGTGAAATTTTAAAAGATATAGCAAAAAAAGATGAAATTTTCCCCTCTAAAACCACTAAGCTCAAACAAAAAAATGCCATAAGCTTTTACAAAGATCAGTTTATAGAGAGTTTTAAGATGTCGTTAAATTCGATATTTAGCCATAAGCTAAGATCTGTCTTAACCATGCTTGGCATCATCATCGGTATAGCCTCGGTTATCTGCGTAGTAGCTCTGGGTAAGGGCTCTCAACAGCAAATACTATCAGACATCAGAGGTATCGGCACAAATACCATAGATATATATCCCGGCAAGGGTTTTAGCGATCTTAGAGGCATAGTAAAGACTCTAACCATATCAGATACTGTAATGCTATCTCGCCAAGACTATCTTGATAGTGTTACTCCAAATACAACTGCAAGCGGTATGTTGACATATAGAAATAAATCAGCCTCGGCAAGCATGAGAGGAGGAGGTGCTCAAAGTCTTGATGTCTTGGGGCATAAATTTGAAAAAGGCAGATCTTTTAATGAAGATGAGGTAAAAAACTCCGCTTCAGTGTTAGTTATAGATCAAAATACAAAATATGAATTTTTTCAAGGAATTGATCCGATAGGAGAAACTATACTTTTTAATAAACGTCCGTTTCGTATAATAGGAGTTTTGAAATATAGTAGTAATATAGGCGACTCAAGCACGCTTAGAATTTACACTCCATACACGACTGTTATAAACAAGATAACCGGCGATAGGTTTATAAACTCCATAACAGTCAAAGTAAAAGATGAGGTGAATGCTCAGGTCGCCGAGCGAAGTCTGACTGAGGTTTTGGCTGCAAAAAGAGGAAAGAAGGACTTTTTTACAAGAAATTCGGACACCATAAAAAAGACTATAGAGAGCACGACTAGAACGATGACGCTTCTGATATCTTGCATAGCTTTTATATCGCTTCTGGTAGGCGGAATAGGGGTTATGAATATAATGCTTGTTTCAGTAACCGAGAGAACAAGGGAGATAGGCATAAGAATGGCTATCGGTGCAAGACAGGGAGATATCTTACAGCAGTTTTTAATAGAGGCGGTATTGCTGTGTGTGATCGGAGGGATAGCCGGTATAGCGGCGTCTTTTGGGATAGGATATGTGTTTAATAAATTTTCACCACAAGTTCATATGATATTTTCTAATCTTTCTATTGTAGTTGCTTTATTTACCTCTACTTTTATAGGTATAATTTTTGGCTACATGCCTGCTAGAAACGCATCCAAACTAAATCCTATAGACGCTCTTTCAAGGGAATGA